The DNA sequence TCGCTACCCGTGGCTAATCTCTTGCCATCTAAAGTAATTAGTTTGGCTTCAAACGGCTCTTTATTCTGTTCCAAATCTGCTTTGAGATCCCAATAACCTCCAGACTGAAACGCCCGACGTTCTCTTTCCCTGAGAACAGTTAAGCGCACTGCTACCGATTGAACTCGTCCTGCGGATAAACCCCAAGAAATCTTTTTCCACAATAGAGGGGAAACAGTATAACCTACCAGGCGGTCTAAAATACGGCGTGTTTCTTGAGCGTGTACGAGATCTTGATCCACCTCACGACAGTCTAGTAAAGCTTTTTGAATTGCCTCTTTGGTAATCTCATGAAATACCATGCGTTTGACTGGCACTTTAGGCTTCAAAATCTCCAATAAATGCCAGCTAATGCTTTCCCCTTCACGATCTTCATCCGTCGCCAGAATTAGCTCGTCTGCGTTTTTCAGGGCGGTCTTTAATTCTTTAACTACCTTCTTTTTCTTATCAGGCACAACGTAGATCGGTTGGAACTCATCTTCGATGTTGATGCCTAAAGTAGCCCACTTCTTATCTTTAAAGGCAGGAGGAATCTCTTTGGCTGAGGGGGGCAAATCTCGGACATGACCCATTGATGCCTCAACCTGATAGCCAGAGGGCAGATAATTACGAATAGTACGCGCTTTGGTAGGAGACTCGACAATAACTAATGTTGACATATGAGATGGGATTAACGCAGTAAGATAGCTGGGATGAATTTTCTCTAGAGATTTTTTTGATCTATTTTTCTAATCTATAGTTATATTCCCTTAAACGACAAATATCTTTGTTGATTGATTGCAGAGCAGAATTGGTGAATCAATTAGCCTACTCAGCTTTAGCCTGGTTTTTACCATAACCTAAATTAACCTCTAGTTAATCTTCCGTTTGTTAAATAGCCAAAACATAATAAGCTGAAACAGGATCGGGATAGAGAGTTACAATCCTTTGTATAGCTCCTACAGCAATTTTTCAACTGTATTTATATCTGACTGTATCTAAATCTATGGATTTTTCTAGCACTGTAGCCTCTCAGCTTCATGCAGCGACAATTGTACCCGAAGGTATTGTGACCGTGACGCTCATAGCTGTTCTCATTGGCGATTTAATCTTTGGGCGTAGCTCCTCCCGCTGGTTGCCCTATCTAGCTATCTTCGGATTATTCAATACCCTTGTAGCTCTCTTTTTTCAATGGAGTAATCCCAATGCGATCGCTTTTTTGGGATCGTTTAATGGAGATAATCTTAGCATTGTCTTTCGGGGCATAGTTGCCCTCTCGGCACTGGTTACAATTCCCATGTCTATTCGCTATATTCAGCAATCGGGAACATCTTTGGCAGAATTTATTGCCATTATGCTCACCGCTACTCTAGGAGGTATGTTCCTCTGTGGAGCGAATGAGTTAACGATGGTGTTTATCTCTCTAGAAATGTTGAGTATTTCTTCCTACTTGATGACGGGCTACATGAAGCGCGATCCCCGTTCTAATGAAGCTGCCCTCAAGTACCTACTAATTGGAGCTTCTAGCTCGGCAATCTTCCTGTATGGCATGTCTTTACTTTATGGTTTGTCGGGAGGAGAAACAAATCTTAACAGTATCTCCGCTAAGGTCACGGCTGTTAATGGTGTAGAGTCTCTTGGTTTAGCTATCTCTTTGGTATTTATCATTGCGGGTATTGCCTTTAAGATCTCGGCTGTTCCTTTCCACCAGTGGACACCAGATGTTTACGAAGGTTCTCCCACTCCTGTAGTTGCTTTCCTCTCTGTTGGCTCAAAAGCTGCGGGTTTTGCCCTGGCAATCCGTCTCTTGACCACTGCCTTTGGTTCACTTACCGAACAGTGGCACTTTATTTTTACCGCCCTAGCAATTCTCAGTATGGTATTGGGTAACGTAGTAGCCCTCGCCCAAACCAGTATTAAGCGGATGTTGGCTTATTCTTCCATCGCCCAAGCTGGGTTTGTGATGATTGGTTTAATTGCAGGGACAGATAATGGCTATTCCAGCATGATCTTCTATCTGTTTATTTACTTATTTATGAACTTAGGAGCGTTTAGCTGTATTATTCTCTTCTCTCTACGTACGGGAACAGATCAAATTAGTGAATACGCGGGCTTATATCAAAAAGATCCCTTGCTTACCCTGTGTTTAAGTATTTGTTTGCTTTCTCTCGGTGGTATTCCTCCCATGGCTGGCTTCTTCGGCAAAATTTACCTATTTTGGGCAGGTTGGCAAGCTGGACTATATGGACTCGTATTACTTGGCTTAATCACCAGTGTCATCTCAATTTACTACTACATTCGAGTGGTCAAAATGATGGTAGTCAAAGAACCCCAAGAAATGTCTGAATCCGTCAAAAACTACCCCAAAATCAACTGGAAGCTTCCAGGAATGCGTCCTCTACAGGTAGGAATTGTCGCTTCAGCAATTATTACTTCTCTGGCTGGAATTTTATCCAATCCCCTGTTTACTTTAAGTGCTAGTTCAGTTGCCAGTACGCCGATTCTACACTCGACTGTCATCACTCAGGAAATACCCAAAACTACAATTCAAGTTTCCACAATCGACGATTTAATCAATTAATAAATTAAGCTAAAAGATTTAATCTAATGAGGCTCGCTGCGGTGAGCTTTTTTTGTCGGCAAGTAGCATGATCAGTAATCAGTAATCACTGTGCTAATTTTTTCAAAGCAGAAAGAGCATGAAGTTGGACTTTGCGATCGCTATCTGTGGCAAGTTGTTCTAAGACTGGGATAGCAGAGCGATCGCCTAATTCACCCAAAGAAGTGGCTAAGGCTTGTCTAATGGAGGCTGACAATGATTGTTGCCGTTGCCAAAAAGCGATTAATACCTGAGCTGACTGATGCTTTAGTTCTAACGTACCATTTCGCCCCAAAATGATAATAATCTCCTGGATAATTAGTTCACTGGAGTTGGTTAGAGCCTGTTCTAGATAAGTGATTCCTGAACTAAGTTTGCTCCAGCCTAAAGCTTTGACTAAATCTAATTTGAGGGCTACAGGCGTAGTATCGACTTGCAATACTTCAAACAGAGCAGTAGTAGCGTTTGGTTGCTGCATTCTGCCTAAAGAAATTGCTGCTTGGCTACAAACTTCGAGGTTTAAATCGTAGAGTAGAGGTTGTAGGTGTTTAACCAAGTCCATTGATTGACAGAGATCGGGACGAAAACCTAGAGCGATCGCCGCTTCTTTTCTAACTGTACTGGCTCGATCTTGCAAGGCGGTAATCAATACAGGCGGGATACGGCGATCGTGGAAGCTACCTAAAGCATTAATAGCAATGGCGCGTAATTCTGCCTTCTCGTGAGTGGTGATGGTTAACAGTGGCGAAATAGTCGAGGCAGAACGAATGTAAGATAAAGCATTAGTTGCCAAAAAACAATATTTTGGCTCTGATAATAAATCTACTAAAGCATCAATAGCGCGATCGCCAATTTGAATTAAAGTTTTGCCAGCGATAGTAATTAATTCATTGTCGTTAGATTGCTGTAGTAGCTGCACTAAAGTTAAGACAACTGACTGTTCGGGAAAATTGCCGAGAATTTGACAGATAAACCAACGTACTTCTGCTTCTACTGTTTCATCTAAAGCTAAAGTATTGAGGGGTGTAATTATTTTGTGACCCAAGAGGGGAAAAAGTTTAGTAATTGACCATTTATGCTGAAAATCGGCTTTAATTAACATTTCTAAGGCAATATTAAAGACCGTCTGCCAATCCTCTGGGTTTAAAACTAACTGCTTATGATTGGCAGATTTACTTTGTGGTAGTTGTTGAAGCTGATTGCTTACCTCTAACCAATTTTGTGTTTGTGCTGCCTTGAGTGCCTGTTCCAATATTACTTTAACCAAAGATTGATTCGCTGCTGTTTCTGGTTTAATATAAGTCACGCGATCGCTATCACCATCAATAAAATTATAAATTGCTCAAAAAAAATAGTTTTCAAAACTTTAATCTAGTTTTAATTATTATTTGATTTTCAACTCATACTGGTAGCATAAAGCACCAATAACTTTGCAGATGTAGAGTGGGAATGGAATCAATGCAAATCGATCATAGTAAAGCCTGATTTTGTCTAGAACAAATAATATTTAGTTAATGAGCAACTTTCAAACCATCGTCGTTAAAATTGGCACTTCTAGTCTGACGCAACCGACAGGGCAAATTGCGATCGCCACTATTGCTTCTTTGGTCGAAACTTTAAGTTATTTACGCTCTCAGGGACACAGAGTTGTCTTAGTTTCCTCTGGTGCTGTGGGTATTGGCTGTGCCAGACTAAATTTAGCGGAAAGACCGCGAAAAATGGCTTTAAAACAGGCTGTAGCAGCAGTTGGACAGGGACGTTTAATGCGCATCTACGACGATCTGTTTAGTAATTTACAACAGGCGATCGCTCAGGTGTTATTAACCAGGCGGGAATTAGTTGAACGCAACACCTATGTCAATGTCTCCAATACTTTTCGAGAACTACTAGACTTAGGGGTAATTCCCATCGTCAACGAAAACGATACCGTGGCAGTAGACGAACTAAAATTTGGTGATAACGATACCCTTTCGGCTTTAGTTGCGAGCTTAGTTAAAGCAGACTGGTTATTTCTCTTAACTGATGTAGATCGCATGTATTCGGCCGATCCCAAAACTTTTCCCCATGCTCAACCAATTAAACTAGTAAGTAGTGACGAGCTTAATCAACTTCAGGTTGATGCAGGATCTAGTGGTTCACAGTGGGGTACTGGCGGTATGGCAACTAAACTTGCCGCAGCACGTATTGCTACAAGCACGGGAGTTAGAACCGTGATTACTCAGGGGAAAGAGCCACAAAATATTTTAGAGATCTTGCAAGGCAAAGATTTAGGAACTCAGTTTGAACCCCAACCCCAGACTGATAATGCACGCAAACGCTGGATTAGCTACGGTTTGATTCCGATGGGTAAGCTCTATTTAGATAGTGGTGCAGTCAAAGCTATCATCAGTAAAGGAAAATCCTTGCTTCCTGCGGGAATCGTGGCGGTTGAAGGAGAATTTTCAGCCACCGATGCGGTGCTGCTGTGTAACCAAGAAGGTATTGAATTAGGTCGAGGTTTGGTTAACTATAACAATAGTGAAATTGAACAAATCAAAGGACATCATTCAACCAAGATTGCAGCAATCTTAGGTTACGACAGCGTAGATACAGTAGTGCATCGTAATAATTTGGTGATGAAAGAGAATATTTAATCCGACTGAGGTAAATATGACTATTAAAGTTTACGGTATTCCTAATTGTGGGACTTGTAAAAAAGCGATCGCCTGGCTACAGGAAAATAATCTGGAATATGAATTTATTAATACTAAAGATCATCCTCCCGATCGAAAAATGATTACTAGTTGGGTCAAAGCATTAGGTAGTAAAGCAATGCGCAATACTTCAGGGAAATCTTATCGCGCTTTAGGCGAATCACGAAACACCTTTAGCGATCGAGAGTGGATCGATCTTTTTGCTCAAGATGCTATGTTGCTTAAACGACCTTTGTTTACTAAAGATAATCAGGCGGTATTAGTTGGGTTTAAAGCCTCGCCAGCAGAATTAAAAGAGAAATTAAGCTGATGAAAAATAATTAAAAATGATTGAAGCCGTAATTTTTGATCTCGATGGCTTATTAATCGATTCTGAACCTCTGTGGCAAGAAGCAGAGATCCTGGTATTTAAACAAGTAAATTTGCTGCTGACTAGTGAACTATGTCGGCAAACTCAAGGTTTAAGAATAGATGAAGTAGTAGACTATTGGTATCGTCAATATCCTTGGACTAATTTAAGCAAGCTGGAAGTTGAAAAGCTAATTGTGAGCAAAGTAATCGAATTAATTCACCTCAAGGGTCAACCCCTTCCAGGAGTCCATCAGGCAATCGCTTTCGTCAAAAACCAGAATGTCAAAATTGCTTTAGCTTCTTCTTCAGCATTAAAAATTATTCAAGCTGCTTTACAAAAGCTCAATTTAACCGAAGTGTTTGCCGAGATCTATTCAGCAGAATTTGAAGTTTTAGGCAAACCTCACCCAGGAGTCTACTTAACTACTGCCCAGAAATTGAATGTTCCTCCTCAATCTTGTCTGGCTTTAGAAGACTCGTTAAACGGCGTATTAGCTGCCAAAGCTGCCGACATGAAGTGTATCGCTATTCCCGAAGCAATACAGCAGAAGAATCCCCAGTTGGCGATCGCCGATCTAATCTTAAAATCTTTAGAAGAATTAAATCAGCCAGTCTGGAATAGTCTCAATTAACTTACCTAACTCACCTGAGTCTTTAATTCCTGCAAAACCTTCTCAGCATGAGCTTTGACTCGAACTTTGTCCCAAACTTGAACAATTTTGCGATCGGGGGAAATTAAAAAAGTAGAACGCACGACTCCCATATATTCTTTGCCCATGAATTTCTTTAAGCGCCATGCACCATAAGCCTCAATCACGACATGCTGAGGATCGCTTAATAGCTTTAAAGATAAATCTTGCTTATCAATAAACTTACAGTGAGACTGGGGGGAATCTGGACTCACACCGAGAATATCCGCCCCTAGTTCCTGGAAAGCTTGGGCATAGGCGGTAAAATCCTTCGCTTCGGTAGTGCAACCAGGAGTATTGTCCTTGGGATAAAAATATAGCACTAACCACCGTCCTGAATAATCTGCCAGGCTAACAACTAAGTCATGTTGATCTTTGGCGGAGAAATCTGAGGCTGTCTGTCCAACTTGAGGCATATCTGTCATGGTAATAAAAGTTCAAGTTATTAATAAATTTTTTGGTTTGATGGGGGAGATCTAGCCAAGCTGTCACCAGGGGCAATCTAGGCTAAAACTGCTTATTATGTAACATAATATTACGATGGTGCCGTTAAAACATTAAAACGTCATATACTTATGGTGTCATTTTCATAATGATTCTTATTATCACAACATAATGTGGGAAGGAACATGACTCTTGCATCTAATTATAGACAAACCGATTATGGTAAAACGGTTGTTGAAGCAGTAAGTACATCTGGTGCTTCTGCTGCTTTGGCTCATACAGCGGTACACGCGGGTATAGCCACAGGAATCATACATACCACTGCTGCTACTGCTGCTACTGCTGGTGGTACTTTTCTTGGTACAGCCTGTATTGCTGCCTGCGCTCCAGTGGCTCTTACTGGTGCTTTAATTGGTGGAGGAATATATTTGATAGCTAAAGCATGTGAATAATTTCTAACTAAAAAATGAAATTATTTATTTATATGCTATGTGAAAAATCGCTTCTAGTAAGAGCGGTTTTTTTTCGTTCAAAAAGTATTACTAACTAATTAGTGGGACTAAAACTAACGAAGAAGTTATGCGAGGTAGTAAGCGAAAATATTGCAGCTTTTAGTGTTTGAGATAGTTAAAATTGCTTTTAAAGCATAATCGCTATAATCTATGCAGCACAAGTAATCCAGGAATTTAGCTCTTTTCCAAAAAATTCCTAATTTTGCAGAGATTAGCCAAAGACTGCAAAAATTATCATCTTCGGTCATCGCTAAAATCTGATTTGTAAACCCTTACACAGCAATCGTTTCAAGCTAGATTGCCCCTGGTGACATCCTGGCTAATTTTAGCTCTTGATCTGATGATTTTTTTCCGTAGAAATAACTAAGAGTTCCCATAATTAATGAAAACAAAATTTTAGTAAAAATACGGTTGTGCTTCAGCTTTTTTGAAGAGATGATTAATTTTAGAGTTAAATAAATAATAAAAATATTTCCTGATGAAGCCAAGGTATCACTTCACCTCTAGCTAATCATATCTAGTCTTGCTCCAGAACCCAGTTATACAACTGGGTTTTTTTCTGACTTTTTAAAAGCTCTAAGCTCTAAGCCTGGTTAACCGCGAAGCGAGTTTAAATTACATCAAGTTCGCGTAATTAGTTGGAATAAAGCTGTCCCTAATTCCCTAATTCCCCAAATACTTACAAGTACTTAACTGTTCAACCGAACCTAATATTTTACTCAGCATTGCCGCCAATAGTCACATCTTTGATTCTGAGACTAGGCCCTCCGCAACCAACGGCTAGTCCTGACTGCCCTCCTTTACCACAACCGCCTGACTCATCCCAATAAAAATCATCGCCGATCGCTTCAATATTTGCCAGGGTTTTAAATACATTGCCTGAAAGAGTTACATCCTTAACGGGTTCGGCTAATTCACCTTGCCAAATCATCCAAGCTTCCCCAGCGCTAAAGGTAAACATTTCGCCGTTAGTCATTCCTCCTAGCCAGTTACGAGCATATACACCCTCACTAACATCTTTGATTAAATCTTTTACAGGAGTTTTTCCTCTGGCAATCCAGGTATTAGTCATGCGCACAATGGGAGAATGATGATAATCTAAACAGCGAGCATTACCTGTCGGGGCTTCTTCTAACTTGCCCGCTGTTTCTCGCGAATGGAGTCTACCAACCAAAACACCATCTTTAATTAACTGGGTAGTAGTGGCGGGAGTCCCCTCGTCATCATAGAAGTAGCTACCGCGATGAACATAATTATCTTCTGAGGCAATTGGGGCAGCACCATCAAAAATCTGTAGCTCTGGTGAGCCAAAACGCTTACCCATACTCATCACTTCTAATAAGTCGGGGTTTTCATAAGCCATATCTGCTTCCGATAGATGTCCAAAAGCTTCGTGGACAAATAATCCAGTTAAAATTGGATCGATCACGACGGTGTAGATATCACCCTTAATTTTGGGTAAAGATAGAGCATCAACCGCTCTTTGTGCAGCGCCAATTACCTGTCGATCTAAATTCGTCAAATCTTCATAAGCCTGACGAGAGCCTGTAGTTTCCCTTCCTGTTTGAATCGCATCATCTTTTCTCGCTGTTGCCGAAAAGCGCATTTCCATATCTGACCAGGATTGTTCAATTAAACTACCTTCAGAAGTTGCCAGAATTATCCTTTGAGAGCTATCGCCATAGCTAACGGTAGTAGTGGTCAGACAGTCATGATAACCACGCAGAATCTGATCATAGCGATCGCACAAGGCTTTTTTATCGGCTAAAGAGATATTCCTGGGATCGCTTCCCTTCAAGGGGACATGGCAAATCGTTTGAATTGGCTCAACGGTTGCAAGGATTGTTTCTGAATCGCCAACTATTTTAGCAGCAGCGATCGCTTCTTCAATTCTCTCAACCAAACTGCTCAAGTCGTCAAACGCCGAAAATCCCCAGCCTCCACGGTAACAAGCTCTCACCTGTCCACCCAAAGCGATGCTCTCACTGAGAGTTTCAATCTTACTCTGACGCAAGAAAATATTGGTTTCTGCTGCTTGTTCTAGACGAATGGTCAGAAAGTCAACGCGATCGCGATATTTAGAGATTAGTTCAGTCAGTCTATTTTTATGTTCGGCAAATAGATCGCTCATGATGATAATTGATCGGCAGACGTAACTTAACTTATATATTATCGCGGGTTTTGATTATCCTAGCTTCGCAGCAACGGAAGACATTTATGCAGCTTTTGATCCAAATAAAGAGACTGAGGATAGCTGAGGGCTAGATCGATCGCCTCTAAAACTATCTCGGCATCACTTTCTTTAGTACAAAAAGAATTTACGCCCATCGAATACAATAGCTCAATTACTTCAGGATGCCGATAGTCACTCCAATGAATCACACTGCTATCAGGAGCGATCGCCTTGAACAAAGCTAAGTTATCAGTATCTGATTCTGATTCAATATCAAAGAATA is a window from the Pleurocapsa minor HA4230-MV1 genome containing:
- the bcp gene encoding thioredoxin-dependent thiol peroxidase, which produces MTDMPQVGQTASDFSAKDQHDLVVSLADYSGRWLVLYFYPKDNTPGCTTEAKDFTAYAQAFQELGADILGVSPDSPQSHCKFIDKQDLSLKLLSDPQHVVIEAYGAWRLKKFMGKEYMGVVRSTFLISPDRKIVQVWDKVRVKAHAEKVLQELKTQVS
- a CDS encoding Spx/MgsR family RNA polymerase-binding regulatory protein, which produces MTIKVYGIPNCGTCKKAIAWLQENNLEYEFINTKDHPPDRKMITSWVKALGSKAMRNTSGKSYRALGESRNTFSDREWIDLFAQDAMLLKRPLFTKDNQAVLVGFKASPAELKEKLS
- the proB gene encoding glutamate 5-kinase, encoding MSNFQTIVVKIGTSSLTQPTGQIAIATIASLVETLSYLRSQGHRVVLVSSGAVGIGCARLNLAERPRKMALKQAVAAVGQGRLMRIYDDLFSNLQQAIAQVLLTRRELVERNTYVNVSNTFRELLDLGVIPIVNENDTVAVDELKFGDNDTLSALVASLVKADWLFLLTDVDRMYSADPKTFPHAQPIKLVSSDELNQLQVDAGSSGSQWGTGGMATKLAAARIATSTGVRTVITQGKEPQNILEILQGKDLGTQFEPQPQTDNARKRWISYGLIPMGKLYLDSGAVKAIISKGKSLLPAGIVAVEGEFSATDAVLLCNQEGIELGRGLVNYNNSEIEQIKGHHSTKIAAILGYDSVDTVVHRNNLVMKENI
- a CDS encoding TldD/PmbA family protein; this translates as MSDLFAEHKNRLTELISKYRDRVDFLTIRLEQAAETNIFLRQSKIETLSESIALGGQVRACYRGGWGFSAFDDLSSLVERIEEAIAAAKIVGDSETILATVEPIQTICHVPLKGSDPRNISLADKKALCDRYDQILRGYHDCLTTTTVSYGDSSQRIILATSEGSLIEQSWSDMEMRFSATARKDDAIQTGRETTGSRQAYEDLTNLDRQVIGAAQRAVDALSLPKIKGDIYTVVIDPILTGLFVHEAFGHLSEADMAYENPDLLEVMSMGKRFGSPELQIFDGAAPIASEDNYVHRGSYFYDDEGTPATTTQLIKDGVLVGRLHSRETAGKLEEAPTGNARCLDYHHSPIVRMTNTWIARGKTPVKDLIKDVSEGVYARNWLGGMTNGEMFTFSAGEAWMIWQGELAEPVKDVTLSGNVFKTLANIEAIGDDFYWDESGGCGKGGQSGLAVGCGGPSLRIKDVTIGGNAE
- a CDS encoding NAD(P)H-quinone oxidoreductase subunit N, with the translated sequence MDFSSTVASQLHAATIVPEGIVTVTLIAVLIGDLIFGRSSSRWLPYLAIFGLFNTLVALFFQWSNPNAIAFLGSFNGDNLSIVFRGIVALSALVTIPMSIRYIQQSGTSLAEFIAIMLTATLGGMFLCGANELTMVFISLEMLSISSYLMTGYMKRDPRSNEAALKYLLIGASSSAIFLYGMSLLYGLSGGETNLNSISAKVTAVNGVESLGLAISLVFIIAGIAFKISAVPFHQWTPDVYEGSPTPVVAFLSVGSKAAGFALAIRLLTTAFGSLTEQWHFIFTALAILSMVLGNVVALAQTSIKRMLAYSSIAQAGFVMIGLIAGTDNGYSSMIFYLFIYLFMNLGAFSCIILFSLRTGTDQISEYAGLYQKDPLLTLCLSICLLSLGGIPPMAGFFGKIYLFWAGWQAGLYGLVLLGLITSVISIYYYIRVVKMMVVKEPQEMSESVKNYPKINWKLPGMRPLQVGIVASAIITSLAGILSNPLFTLSASSVASTPILHSTVITQEIPKTTIQVSTIDDLIN
- the hxpB gene encoding hexitol phosphatase HxpB, translated to MIEAVIFDLDGLLIDSEPLWQEAEILVFKQVNLLLTSELCRQTQGLRIDEVVDYWYRQYPWTNLSKLEVEKLIVSKVIELIHLKGQPLPGVHQAIAFVKNQNVKIALASSSALKIIQAALQKLNLTEVFAEIYSAEFEVLGKPHPGVYLTTAQKLNVPPQSCLALEDSLNGVLAAKAADMKCIAIPEAIQQKNPQLAIADLILKSLEELNQPVWNSLN
- a CDS encoding HEAT repeat domain-containing protein, which codes for MTYIKPETAANQSLVKVILEQALKAAQTQNWLEVSNQLQQLPQSKSANHKQLVLNPEDWQTVFNIALEMLIKADFQHKWSITKLFPLLGHKIITPLNTLALDETVEAEVRWFICQILGNFPEQSVVLTLVQLLQQSNDNELITIAGKTLIQIGDRAIDALVDLLSEPKYCFLATNALSYIRSASTISPLLTITTHEKAELRAIAINALGSFHDRRIPPVLITALQDRASTVRKEAAIALGFRPDLCQSMDLVKHLQPLLYDLNLEVCSQAAISLGRMQQPNATTALFEVLQVDTTPVALKLDLVKALGWSKLSSGITYLEQALTNSSELIIQEIIIILGRNGTLELKHQSAQVLIAFWQRQQSLSASIRQALATSLGELGDRSAIPVLEQLATDSDRKVQLHALSALKKLAQ
- a CDS encoding DNA-binding response regulator — protein: MLDHIFSAKLLNVVIVEPNRQQGKQLYQLIKTQRPNLNLILLDNSEQVFSLMYGEMKIDLLFFDIESESDTDNLALFKAIAPDSSVIHWSDYRHPEVIELLYSMGVNSFCTKESDAEIVLEAIDLALSYPQSLYLDQKLHKCLPLLRS